A stretch of DNA from Arachis hypogaea cultivar Tifrunner chromosome 19, arahy.Tifrunner.gnm2.J5K5, whole genome shotgun sequence:
ttacatcttttttttaaaaaatatttatttttttaaaaaagatattttttacatagtaaataaacaaaaaaatacttttatattgttatacccaatcataattgatagataaaaagatatttttgcatgatatatccaaatataaaattatttttactttttcaaaagatcttttttaaaaagataactcaaaaaaatatcttttcttaaaaactcacccaaataagctctataattatattattgttaataatgatcaatataaatttaattttaataattttaaaatattattataatagaaaTTCACATTTAAAGTATtgcataaataatttaaattatatatgtaaaattataacatttcataatattcataaaatgcaataaaaataaataaataaaaatatttatactttattttattataagaatattaatgtaattttataccattatgatttttttttcactttttttccatccaaagaaaaaaaatgttttctttttttttttatccatttttttcattcaaataacacataataactttatttttttttctcctctcattttttttatttttattttctttcttgtatgTAAACAAATTATTAGTGTCCATCCAATTTCATATTAGACTATTTACTATTTAGGATCAAATTTCAATTTGGGTATTATTATCGAATGTAAAATTCCATTTGCATGACCGTATTTTTTATTGTATGCTAGATGGTTTTAATGCAAAGTAAAAGACTTATTTCGATAAACAAAATACATTTATAATTATCTTATTTATAATGTAAAAGAGATAAGTCATgtgatataaattgataaatatactataaattatatattttgataaataaaataattaaattatttattaaaaaaatccaataatACGATATACATTTTAGCTTACATATAGTtcatttttattgttaatttttcctGTGGTTTAACAATTTACTCAAGGTGAGACTGTGGAGGCACAGTggaagagaaaagagagatagTCTAATTGGGAATGTCCcacaattatttttcaattttctatCTGAAAGATTGAAATctaatttttaccaaaaattaaaaagaaaaaaaggaaaagaaattattaaaatagtactTAAAACAAAAACATCGTCCAAAACCTTTCCTCtagaatataaatcttttaaacaTGCAATAGAATATGAAGTTTTATGCTGCAAGAGAGTCTTACAAGCGAGATGACAAGATCATCAATTATTTCTAAAGTATTTTATAATCTgtctatataattatttatttattgtcatattaataataaacctaaaactaattatatttatacattttattttaatataaatattattatataatttttatgttaaaaaatttttgCTCACCACTGCTCTATTGGTTGCTTCGACTCCTCACTCGGAATTATCTTGAAACTATAGCTTCATACAGATCTTGCCTATGTAGTCCCAAAAAAAATTCAAGAGGACATGGGTTTGATATTGCGAGAAACACAATTTACAACCTGGCTTTCATAGCTAAACAAAATTTGGAGGGTGTACCCAAAGTACTCTTGTATAACCAATGCTTGCTCAAGAGATACATCAAGCAAAATCTCCTGTTGCACAATTGCACCTTGAATATGGTAGGACGAAGGAGTTACTTATTTCTCAAATCAAGGATATATGAAACCATCTTCATTCCATTACCTTCCTTTAATTGTAATTTTATTCCACTTCATTCACCCCATTCCATTTATCATTAGGTACCCAAACACAGTCATAGAGCCTATAATTATGCGCACGAAACACATTAAGCAtttcaacatttcatcaaggtAGGCTTCATCTTTGCACACAAGATTATTTCTACACTAGATTACTGTTCTTTCTAATTCCTCAAAAACGAAACTTAAAGAAATGGGTACTTATATAAATGATTTGTGACAGACAACATCAGAAATAGCTGAAGCAATTACTAATATCATATGTACTTGCAGTCAAATCCTACATGAGAACATGTCTAAGAACAGTTTCTTACAAAAGACTTGCTCAACATAAGTTCCTCTAAAAGCAATCGAACAGAAGATCAAAAGATGTAACATTTGCTATTTAAGACAATCCTCACAAACAAATCAGAACACCAGAACATGTTAAAGTACAAGAGTAAAGAAGACTACATGCTAACATTCTCAGAAAACAGAGTAAAAGCTGATCTATGCTTCACTTCCACCTGCAGGGCCAACAAGAACGCCTTGAGCGGTGCCTTCCTTCCTACCGGATTCATCCTTCACCTCTGCATCAGCTTTCCTTATCCTGATTTTATATTTAGcctcaaactcaacaatctcctttttcttcttttccaatGCTTCATTGAGCCTGCTAATAACTTCTTCGAGTCCCTCTTTGTTGCGCAGCACCGCAGGCAAGACCTCCTTCACAGTTCTCTCGACCAGAACACCCCCAATCATTCGATAGCATCGCCTAGAGGGATCAAGCGGCTGAATGGCATTAACTACCAGCGAGTGCTCGCTAACTTCCATTTCCAGCTCGGTGATTTTCGAGTGAATTTGGTTGAGTTCAGACCTCATTGCCGCATATATATTTGCAACTGCTTGTTCATTAACTGGCTCTCTGTGATCACTACCTTCAGCTTTACCAGCCATAGTTCTAGACAtatgtaaaagaataaaaataaaaaatctcatcAGGTAAAGAAACAAGAATGCCTTAAGAAACTAATCAATATTAATTAACAGCATTTTCAAACAATAATTAGCATTTACCAAACTGAGAAAAGGACAGTCGTAGTAATTTCTCTGGATTCAATCAcaaactaaatttaaaatataaaatgaaagagAGAAAACTGGCACAGTTGTGAGAATGTGATCTGTGCAAGTAGAAGCAAGCTACTAGAAAT
This window harbors:
- the LOC112775561 gene encoding prefoldin subunit 2 isoform X1; the protein is MIVKCRVSVSHPIYQTLYNGDSNWFFFFLHNTKTTVSTVISGHADCIPTGGVSFFSIRGDEFSTVHGCSSFFFRGTTMAGKAEGSDHREPVNEQAVANIYAAMRSELNQIHSKITELEMEVSEHSLVVNAIQPLDPSRRCYRMIGGVLVERTVKEVLPAVLRNKEGLEEVISRLNEALEKKKKEIVEFEAKYKIRIRKADAEVKDESGRKEGTAQGVLVGPAGGSEA
- the LOC112775561 gene encoding prefoldin subunit 2 isoform X2, which codes for MAGKAEGSDHREPVNEQAVANIYAAMRSELNQIHSKITELEMEVSEHSLVVNAIQPLDPSRRCYRMIGGVLVERTVKEVLPAVLRNKEGLEEVISRLNEALEKKKKEIVEFEAKYKIRIRKADAEVKDESGRKEGTAQGVLVGPAGGSEA